The DNA region GCTTGGGCATGGGGAGCGCCGCCGGATCGGGCACGGCGGCGAAGGCGGCGGTGTCGATCCCATTGGCGATGCGGTGGACACGCCGTGCGGGCTGGCCCCACACCTCGCGCGCGGTGGCTTCCAGCCCGGACGAAGGCACGATCACGGCCTCCGCCCCGCCCAGCGCGGCGCGGCGATAGAGATTGCGCGTGGGTTTGAGCCGCTCGGCCTCGTCCTCATTGAAGCCGTCTTCGTGATGCACCAGTGGCGGCAGACCGAAGGCGCGCGCGAACACCCGGTGCGCCATAACCACATCCATCGCGCCCCAGTTATAGGTGCAGACGAGATCGAACCCTCGCATCGCCCGCGCCAGACGCGCCAGCCGTGCAGGAGTGGGCTTGCCTTTCAGCGAGGGAAAGTCATGCGGATAATCCACTGGCACGCCCGGATGGATCAGCGCGGCGGCGGCCATCGCGACCGGCTCGGCGGAGATGATGGTGTGGTGAAGGCGGTGCCCCCACGCGTTCATCAGCCGGGCGCAGCGCACTTCTTTGCCGCCGGCACTGAAGGTCGAATGGAGGTGCAGGATCCGGGGAACACCCCCGGAGGTCTGGCTCACTCCACCCCGTCCAGCAGGTCGAGGATCGCGGCGCGCACCTCGGGTTCGTCCAGCGTCGGCGCATGGCCAACGCGCGGGACGGTGATCGTCCGCATCGCCGGATTGCGCACGCCCATCTGAGCAACCGTGTCGGCGCTGAGCAGATCGGACAGACCGCCGCGCACCAGCAGCATCGGCACATCGCGCAAGGCTTCAAAGGCGAGCCACAGGTTGGCTGGCGCCGCATTGCCCGGTTTGGCGAAGGGTTCAGCAATCGCCATGTCGTAGTCGAAGCTGATCCGCCCGTTCTGCGTCACCACCATCGTCCGCTTGGCCATTTCAAGCCACTGGTCGATGTCGTAATCAGGGAAGGCCGCGCCGTGCGCTTCGGCAAGGCCGCGCGCCGCGTGAACCCAGGTGGGATAGCTGCGGCCCTGCCCGACATAGCCCGAAATGCGCGCCAGCCCCTCGGCATCCACCACCGGGCCAATGTCATTCATCACCACCGCCGCCATCCGGCCGGGCGCGCCATGCGCCATCAGCATCGTCATCAGCCCGCCCATCGACGTGCCGATCGCCACGAAGCGGGTGATGCCCTGTTCGGCCAGCAGCTTTTCCACATCCGCGACATAGGTGACGGGGGAATAGGTGTCCGAATCCGGCGCGTAATCGCTTTCCCCGCGCCCGCGCATCTCTGTCACGATCACCCGGCGGGTGGCTGACAGCGCCTCGGCGAGCCCGGCAAAATCACGGGCATTGCGGGTGAGGCCGTGCATACACAGCACCGGGCACAGGGTGCTCCCCTCCGGGCCGGGATAGTTGCGATAATGCAGGTTCAATCCATCGCTGCTGGTCCAGAAGCGATCTTCGTATGTGGCGGCCATGACCGGCGATATTCCCTTTGGTCCAAGTGGCGCGCGCCTTGCGCTGCGCTACGCTTGTCCCCACTATCGCGGGATGAGCGAGCCTGTGCAACACCCGCCTGAAAATCACCCCTCCGCAATCTATCAGGGCGATCCTGCAATCTTGGCTCTGGCAGATTGGCTGGGCGACGCGGTGGCCCCGGCTGACTTCCCCGAGACGCGGCTGCGCTGGCGCAATGACCGGGCGGCGGCGAGCGTCGGGTTGGCGGAACTTTCGGACGCGGATTGGGCGGCGCATTTCGGGCGGTTCCAGCCCTTGCCGGATAACCTCCCCCGCCCGCTGGCGCTGCGCTATCACGGGCACCAGTTCCGGGTCTACAATCCCGAGATCGGCGACGGGCGCGGGTTCCTGTTTGCGCAGCTGCGCGATGCGTCCGGCCGGTTGATGGACCTCGGCACCAAGGGTTCAGGCACCACTCCGTGGAGCCGCGCGGGCGACGGGCGGCTGACGCTGAAAGGGTCAGTGCGCGAGATTTTGGCGACCGAGATGCTCGAAGCGCTTGGCGTCCATACCTCAAGAACCTTCAGCGTGATCGAGACGGGCGAGCGGCTGTGGCGGGGGGACGAGCCATCGCCAACCCGTTCCGCCGTGCTGGTGCGCCTGTCGCATTCGCACATCCGCATCGGCACCTTCCAGCGGCTGCTGGCGCTGGAGCAGGCGGACGAGATGGCGGCGCTGATCGACTATTGCCTCACCCACTTCCCCGGCCCGCCTCCGCCCGAGGATGCGCCGGGCCGGGACGAGCCTGCGATCCGGCTGATGCACAATGTCGTCGAGCGCATGGCCGATCTCGCCGCCAGCTACATGGTCGCAGGCTTTGTCCACGGCGTGCTCAACACCGATAACATGAACGTGACGGGCGAAAGTTTCGACTACGGCCCGTGGCGCTGGCTGCCCGAATGGGAGCCGGACTTCACCGCCGCCTATTTCGATCACGCGGGCCTGTATTCCTTCGGCCGCCAGCCCGAGGCGCTGCATTGGAATTGCGGTCAGCTGGCGGTCGCGCTCCGCCTCCATGCCGAGACCGCGCCGCTGGTCGCCGCGCTCGAACGGTTCGGGCCGCTGTACATGGCTGCGGTGGCGCGGCGGTGGTGCTGGCGGCTGGGCGTGGTGCCGCAGGGGCTTGAGGCCGACACGCAAGTGGTCGCTGCCTGCGAAGCGGCGATGCGCGACAGCAAGGCGCAGCCCGATGCCTTCTTCTTCGACCATCGCGGCGGGCGCCGCCCTGCGACGGGTGCCGTGGCCGAAGCACTGGCGGGTTACGAGCCAGTCGCAGAGACGCATCCATATTGGAGCGATCCCGCCCCCCAATCCATGCTGATCGACGAGGTCGAGTCGATCTGGGCCGCCATCGCCGAGGGTGACGACTGGGCTCCACTCACCGCCAAGGTCGCCGCGCTACGCCGCATGGGCGCTGCCCACGGCGCTGCGCCGATCCCTGCCGGTCATGGATAGCCAGCACCGCCCCTATCTTTTCCGCCCCAGCCGCGATAGGGCGCAAGGTGACTGCGGGGGCAAATCGATCAGGCGGATAGCGGCACAATGAACGGCGACGCGACCGACAATATCCTAATCTCCACCGAACCGGCCAGCGGTGAGGAATTGTGGCGCGGGCCGATCAGCGATGTCGATGCGGCGGTCAGCACCGCGCGCCGCGCCTGGGCCGCCTGGGCTGCGCGCGCGCTGACCGACCGGATCGCGGTGATGCGCACCTTCTCCAATATCGTGAAGCGTGACAACGAAGAGCTCGCCACGCTGATCGCGCGCGAGGCGGGTAAGCCGCTGTGGGAAGCCCGCAGTGAAGTCGATGCGGTGGTGAACAAGGTCGATATCGCGGTGCAGGCCTATGCCGAGCGCACCGGCAAGAAGAAGTTCGATTCCGGGATCAATGGCAGCGCCGCCGTCCGCCACAAGCCGCACGGGGTGATGGCGGTGCTCGGCCCCTATAACTTCCCCGCGCACCTGCCCAATGGCCACATCGTCCCGGCGCTGATTGCGGGCAATGCGGTGCTGTTCAAGCCTTCGGAAAAGACCCCCGCAGTGGGCGAGGCATTGGTGGCAGCCTTCCACCGCGCAGGCGTGCCTGAAGACGTGATCCAGCTCGTCATCGGCGGGCCAGAGGAAGGCAAGGCGCTGGTCGCCCATCCGGGGATCGATGGGGTGCTGTTCACCGGATCAGCGCAGGCGGGGATCGCGATCAACCGCAAGCTCGCCAGCAATCCGGGCAAGATCGTCGCGCTGGAAATGGGCGGCAACAATCCCATCGTGGTGATCGACACGCCCAAGCTGGCCGATGCCGCTGCGGTCATCCTCCAGAGCGCTTTCACCAGCGCCGGGCAGCGCTGCACCGCTGCGCGCCGGTTGATCGTGAAAGAGAGCATCTACGACGATCTGATGGCCGAACTGGTCCCGATGGCGCGCAAGCTGATGGTCGGCGACCCGATGGGCGAACCCCAACCCTTCATGGGGCCGGTGATCGACAACGAGACCGCCGATCGCCTGTCCGAAAGCTTCGTCGCGCTGATCACCGCCGGGGGCCGCGCGCTGCTGCATATGCGCCGCAGCGTGCCTGACCTGCCGTTCCTCAGCCCCGGCATCATCGATGTCACCGACATTCCCGACCGGCCCGATATCGAGCTGTTCGGCCCCCTGCTGCAAGTGATCCGCGTCCCCGATTTCGACACCGCGATTGCCGAGGCGAACAACACCCGCTTTGGCCTGTCGGCGTCGCTAATCGGGGGCAGTCCCGAGGATTACGGGCGGTTCTGGGCCAATATCCGCGCCGGGATCATCAACTGGAATTCGCCCACCAACGGCGCTTCGTCCAAGGCCCCGTTCGGCGGGATCGGCCTGTCAGGCAATCACCGCCCGGCGGCCTATTACGCCGCCGATTACTGCGCCTATCCGGTCGCTAGCACCGAGATGGACCAGCCGCGCGCCACAATCATGGTCGGCCTGCGTTCCTGATTCTTCGGCCTGATTTTCACGGTGCGCGGTAGATCAGTAGCACCCCGGTGAGGCCATTGGCGGCGGTGCGGATATGGACCAACAAGGTCTCCCCGCCCGCATCTGCGGCGGCGATGATGTCCTCCGGCTCGGCATAGCGCAGCACTCTGAGGCCACCGCGCAGCGCCTCGGTATAGTGATATTGCAGCACATCCTCGCGCGGGGCGACACTGTGATAGCGGATAATGCGCAGCCCGCATTTGTCGCCATCGGCCCCGCCCGCCTGCATCACCATAGCGCTTGGCGGGATGGCGGCGACCTGCGGCAAGTCGGCGGCGAGCGCGAAGTCCTCGACCAGCTGGCGCTCGCACACGGCCGGAGCGCCCACTGCGGCGAGCAGATCGGCGGCGCTGGTCAGTGGCCCCATCTCCTTACCGCCTGCACCTCGCGCGGGCGGCGGCAATTCGGGGATCGATCCGCGTTCGAGCAGGTCAAGCCGCAGCGCCTCACGCGCCTTGCTCGTCGCTTCGGGGCTGGCGGTGATGACGGGAAGCGCGCCCGAATCGACAAAGCCGATCGCGGCGTTGGCCTCGTTCCGGCTGGCGAGATCGGGATCGCTCATCAACGGATCGTGCAGCGCGCGCGCGATCACCGGGTCGCTTGCAATCAGCGCCGCATCATTGGCGACCTCCTCGGCCGGGTCCGAGCAGGCGGCGGCCATGAGGCACATCAGGGGGACAAGCATCCGGCGCATCGGCTCGCTGTGCCACGGGATGGTTAATTTGCGCCTTACCCGGACATGAAAACGCCCCCGGAGTCCGAGGACTCCGAAGGCGCTTTCCACGAAGGCGAGGTTGCCCGCGCGCTGGCGACCATTAGGTGGGAACGGCCGCAAGAAGGTGAAACACTCGCCAGAGCCGGGATCGGCGCTAGCGGGTCTCCAAATTGTTGTTCATGTATAACGCGGTCAATCTGAACGAATCGCCCGCGCGCCTGACAGCCGCCATTCATTCGGCCAGCGCGGTCCGGGCCGCTTGCGCGGCGCCGTTGCGGCCCCTATCGCCGCCCGGCCATGACCAGCCCCACCCCTTCGCCCGCCCCTGTGGTATCCGGCCTTGCGCCAGCGCTGGGAGCCTACCTCATCTGGGGCTTCCTGCCGCTCTACCTGATCCTGGTGAAGACCGTGCCGCCGTTCGAATTCGTCGGCTGGCGGATCGTGTGGACGCTGCCGCTGTGCCTGCTGATCGTCGCCTACCGCCGTCAGTTTCCTGAACTGCTCGCCGCTTTGAAATCCCCGCGCAGTTTGCTGGCCTTGCTGGCGAGCGCGGTGCTGATCGGGATCAATTGGTTCGTCTATATCTGGGCGATCATGGCGGGCGAGGTGTTCGCGACGAGCATCGGCTATTACCTCAACCCCTTGGTCAACGTGCTGCTGGGCACGCTGGTGCTGGGCGAAAAGCTGTCGCGCCGCCAATGGCTGGCGGTCGCCATCGCTGCCGTTGCCGTAGCGCTGCTGGCGGCAGGCGCAGTGACAAGCTTGTGGATCAGCCTGACACTCGGTTTCAGCTTTGCGCTCTATGGCCTTGTTCGCAAACAGGTGGCCGTGGGCTCACTACCCGGCCTCACCATCGAGAGCGCGATCCTGCTGCTGCCCGCGGTCGGGATTGCGGCATGGTATGCGATGAGCCCGCAAGGCTCGTCCTTCGGGCAGGATTGGTGGATGAGCGGCCTCATCATCTTCTCAGGCGTCGTCACCGCCGTGCCACTGCTGCTGTTCGCGATTGCGGCGCGGCGGATGGATTATTCGACGCTGGGCTTCATCCAGTATCTCTCGCCCACGATCGTGTTCTTCCTCGGCCTGTTTGTGTTCCACCAGCCGCTGGCCCCCGCAAAACTGGCGAGCTTCGTGCTGATCTGGGTCGCGGTCGGGGTGTTCGTCTGGGATATGTGGGCCAAGCGGCGGGCGGCGGTTTAAGTCACCATTCTCCGTCACCCCCGCGCAGGCGGGGGCCCATCGAAGCTAGCTTTTGATCGCAACCCTTGGATGGATCCCCGCCTGCGCGGGGAAGACGAGGGAAGGATATAAGCTTGCTTAGCCCAGGAACTTCCACCCCAGCGTCTGGCCGCCATGCCACGGCACGATCTCCTCGCCTGTCACGTGCAAGACTGGCGGGACGGGGAATTCGGTGCGCTCCAATGTCACCTCATCCTCATTCACCGGCAGCTTGTAGAACGCCGGGCCGTGGAGCGAGGCGAAGCCTTCGAAGTGGTCGAGCGCACCTTCTTCGTCGAACACCGTGATATAGCTTTCTAGCGCCGTGGGCGCGCCGAAGATGCCGGCGCACCCACAGGCGCTTTCCTTGGCACTGCGCAGGTGCGGGGCGCTGTCGGTGCCGAGGAAGAACTTCCCCGACCCGCCCGTCGCCGCCGCTCGCAGCGCAAGCCGGTGCGTCTCGCGCTTGGCGACCGGCAGGCAGTAATTGTGCGGCTGGATGCCGCCGACCAGCATCGCGTTGCGATTGATGTGGAGATGCTGCGGGGTGATGGTCGCGGCAACCTGCGGGCCGGCTTCGTTCACGAAGTCCACTGCATCGCTGGTGGTGATATGTTCGAACACCACCCGCAGCTTCGGAAAGCTGGCAACAATGGCGCGCAAATGCCGCTCGATAAATTCTTTTTCGCGGTCGAACACGTCGACATTGTGATCCGTCACCTCGCCATGGATGCACAGCACTATGTCCTCGGCCTCCATCCGCGCCAGCACCGGGTAGAGGTTCTCAATGTTCGAAACCCCGGCGGCCGAATTGGTCGTCGCGTTGGCGGGGTACATTTTGGCGGCGGTGAAGACGCCCTCTACCGCCCCGCGCGCCAGATCGTCGGCATCGGTGCTGTCGGTGAGGTAGCAGGTCATCAGCGGAGTGAAGCTGACGCCTTCAGGCACGGCGGCGAGGATGCGGTCGCGGTAGGCTGCACCCAGCGCGGTGGTCGTCACCGGCGGGGTCAGATTGGGCATCACGATCGCGCGGGCAAACTGGCGCGCGGTGTAAGGCACCACTTCGCGAATGATCGCGCCATCGCGGAAATGCAGGTGCCAATCATCGGGGCGGCGGATCGTGAGGCGGTCAGTCATGGCTTCCCCTTAGCTTTGCGGGTGCCTATCTGTCACGCATGACTGCAACCCATTTGACCGCCCGCGCGCTGATCCGCCTCTTGCCGTTGGAAGAGGCCGAGGATGTCGCCGCCTTCCTCCAGGGCCTCGTCACCAATGACGTACAGGGGCCGCTGCCCTGCTACGCTGCGCTGCTTTCGGCGCAGGGCAAGCACCTGTTCGATTTTCTGGTGTGGACCGACCCGGCAGGCCTGCTGCTCGATTGCGAGGCAGCGTTGGCGGATGATCTGGTCAAGCGCCTGTCGATGTACCGGCTGCGCCGCAAGATCGCGATCACGCGCGAGGATGCGCTGGCGGTGCATTGGAGCGTGGACGCCCGCGCAGGCGCTGTCCCCGATCCGCGCCTCGCAGACCTCGGCTACCGCTGGCTCGCCGCGCCCGAGGGGGAACCCGCCAATGCCGCCTGGCTCGCCCACCGCCTGTCGCTCGGCGTGGCGGAGGGACGCGGGGAACTCGGCGATATCCTGTGGCTGGAAACCAACGCGGTCGAGCTGAACGGCGTCAGCTTCACCAAGGGTTGCTATGTGGGTCAGGAAAACACCGCCCGGATGAACTGGCGGCAGAAGGTCAACCGGCGGCTGGTCGTCGTGCCGCTTGCCGGATCGGATGAGGCGCGGCGCGTGGCGACCTATCCCGAGCTCGGGCTGGCTGTCGATCATCTGCGGGTGGAGAACCTCGATCCCGCTGCCCTGCCCGCTTGGCAGCGCGCGGGTTTGACGAGCGAAGCCTAAGCCTTCTGGTGTCCGGCGAGACTCGCTTCGAGCATCGCGGTCGCCCGCTCACGCGCGGCATCGCGCGGCAGTTCGAGCGACTTGGCCAGCGCCCCGCCGATCAGTGCATCGCCCAACGCCATCAGCACCAGTGACAGCGTATCGCGGTGCAGCCGCCGCTCGGCCAGATGCTCCTCCGGCTCATCCGGAGCGAGCTCATCGAGCAGTTCATGGATGGTCGAAATGATCGGATCGAGCGCATCATCATTGCCCGTCAGCAGCATCCAGCTGGTGAGCGCTCCCGCCCCTTCACGGTCGAAAGCATCGAAGGCGAGATCCACCACCTCACGCGCCGAACCCATCCCAGCACGGCTGGCGTGAACGGCTTGCAGGATCGTCTCGCACACGGTGCGCGCGATGTGTTCCGCCAGCGCCTTTTGCAGGCCGGATGCCGAGCCGAAATGGTGCAGCAGGTTTGCGTGCGTGCGCCCGATCCGGGCCGAGACCGCCTTCAGCGTCACCGCCTGCGGCCCGGTCTCGATCAGCAGCGCACGCGCGGCGGCGAGCGCAGAACTGCGGGATTCCTCGGGCGTTAACCGTTTGCGACTGACCATAGGAGCGCCGCACTAATCGGTTTTGCGGTTGCGAACAAGGTGGCGGGAGGTCGGCGCGGTGTCAGGCTGCGCGGGCAAATGGAGCCGGGTCCATGTCCGCCTCCAGATCGAGCGCGTACTCGACCGATTCGACCGCGCCGCCGCGCGCCAGGCTATGCCGGCCGCCCGTCCGGCCCGTTGGCACGAAGCCGAGCTTGCGCAGCACCTTGCCCGAGGCGGGGTTGTCCACAAAGTGTCCCGCCGTCACCCGCCTGTGGCCCAGCGTGCGGGCAATCCGCAGCACCGCGCCAGCCGCTTCGGTGGCATAGCCGCGGCCCCAGTGGTCGCGCGCGATCCAGTACCCGATCTCGGGCTGGCCTTCATGTTCGCCCATCCCGGCCGAACCGATCACGCCAACGCCGGGCAGGGTCACGAGGAAGTGCGGCAGGCGCATATCCTGCGGCAGCGCGGCGAAGCTGCGCGCATCGTCCATGCCATAGGGCCACGGCGCGCGCGCCAGATTGCGCACAACCGCCTCGTCATTGATGCCCGCCAGAATGGCCTCGCAATCCTCAGGGAATGCGGGTCTCAGGAACAGTCTTTGGCTGCGATGGAACACGAGAACTCCCTTCCTCGCCCGGCGCACCCCTAGGGGCAACGCATGACAATTTCATGGCCGCGAAACTTTGTGATTCGCGGCGTTTCGAGGGAGAAAGCAAAAAGGGAGACGGACCCCCTCTGATGAGGACGGTCCTGTCTCCCTCTTATGGCAGGTTTTGCACCTGCCGGGACCATCCTTGCCGGACGATCCCTTTATCGAATCGTCCGCTTATTCGGCGGCTTCGGCCATCGCATCTACGCTGACGTATTTGCGGCCGAGCTTGCCCGAGTGGAATCGCACCACGCCTTCGGCGAGCGAATAGAGCGTGTGATCCTTGCCCATGCCGACATTGACGCCGGGATAGACGCGGGTGCCGCGCTGACGGATGATAATGTTGCCGCCGATCACTTCCTGACCGCCGAACTTCTTCACGCCGAGGCGACGACCGGCCGAATCACGACCGTTACGCGACGAACCGCCTGCTTTCTTATGTGCCATGGTTCAGTCGCTCCTTATTCGGCCGATGCCGCGGCTTCAGCCGGCGCTTCGGTCTTGGTCTTCTTGGCGGCGGCCTTCTTGGCCGGCTTCTCTTCGGCAGCGCCGACCGACATGATGCGCAGCAGGGTCATCTGCTGGCGATGGCCGTTCTTGCGGCGATAGTTGTGACGGCGACGCTTCTTGAAAACGATCACCTTCTCGCTCTTGGCCTGAGCGATGATTTCCGCCGAAACGGTCACCTTGCTCGCGTCGGCGAGATCGTCGCCTTCGCCGGCGAGCAGGATGTCGCCCAGCGTGATGGTGTCACCGGCTTCGCCAGCGAGCTTTTCAACGGCAATCTTGTCTCCGGCGGCAACGCGGTACTGTTTGCCGCCAGTGCGCACTACAGCGAACATGGCTTTATACTCTCGTGTCTGAGCCAATCGGGAACAGCCAGGAAACGCCAAGCCAACCGAACGGCAATGCGAGGCGTGCGCGGATGCAGCCCCGGAAAGATGCGTGCCGTTAGGGGAAAGGTTGGGCCAAGTCAACGCCCGCTTGATGGGAAAGCCGCCCGAAAAGGATCATGCTCTCTGGTGTGAGGTCTCTTTGCCATCCTTCGGCGTCATGCTAACGCGGCAGGAGATTTTATGCAGGCAAATTCGAAAAACACGCTCGTTCTGGTGCTGATGGTCGCGGCGCTGGCAGGGTGCGCCGCGGATGCGGGACGCTATCCCTCGTTGGCAATGCGCCCGTTCGAAAGCGGCCCTGCGCCCGAAACCCCTGCCCCGCCCCAAGTGATTCGCCCGGCCACGCCCGCGGCACGCCTCGCTGAATTACGCGGTGCTGCCACGGCTTCGCACGCGGCCTTTCTGGCCCGCGAGGATGACGCCGGGCGACTCGTGCGCAGCGCCGCCGGTCAGCCATTCGAAAGCGCTTCGCGCGCCGCCGCATTGGTAGCCCTGGCCGACCTCGATGCGCGGCGCGGGGCGACTGCCGGCACGCTGGCCGCGCTCGACACGCTCGCCGCCGAGGCAGCCGCTGCGCTCAGCCCCGATCCGGCACTCAGCCAGACGCAAACCGAAGTCGCCGCTCTGCTCGCCCGTGAGGACGAGGGGATCGCGCGTCTGTGGAAGGCGATGGGATCATGAACCTCGCGTGCAGCACCTGCCCCGTGAACGAGACCGCCGCCTGTGCGGTGCTGACCCCGGAAGAACGCGGCGCAATGGCCGCTGCCGGGCGCACCCGCACGCTGAAGCGCGGTGAGATGCTGTTTGCCGCAGGCGATGAAGACGCCGCATGTGCCACGCTGCAATCGGGCGCCTTGAAGGTTTCAGCCATCAATCAGGACGGCAACGAGCAGATCCTCGCCCTCGTCCACCCGGCGGGCTTCATCGGCGAGCTGTTCGCGCCGTTTGCGCATCATGATGTGGTGGCGTTGACCGAAAGCCGCCTGTGCACCTTCGCCAAGCGCGACATTGAGCGCGCAATCGAGGATTACCCCGCGCTGGCCCGCGCGCTGCTGCGCCGCAGTCAGGCCGATCTGCTGGCGACCCGCAATCTGCTGGAACTGACCGGCCACGCCAGTGCCGAAGCGCGGCTTGCGGCGTTGCTCCACGATTTTGCCGCGGCGGCGAGCGAAAGCTCATGCCATCTCGCGAAGTTTTTCGAACTGCCGCTGACCCGCGGCGAGATCGCCAATATGCTCGGCCTCACCATCGAGACGGTCAGCCGCAAGCTGGGCGAATTGGAAGACATAGGCGCGATCCGGCGCGAGGGTAAGCGCGGCATCGCGCTGCTGGATGCGACGATGTTGCAGGATATCTCGGGAAGGTAAGGATTTCGGGGCGGCACCTTGGGAGAGGGTTGCCGCCCCGAGGGGAGCTTGTCAGGTCACAATCGCGGCGATCAGCGCCACGGCGAGGCCCCACACCACCAGCAGCACTGGCAGGATCAGTACCTGAATGGTCGCGTCCTTTGGCGTCAGACGTCCGGTGTTGGTCATGATCCCGCGCGTCTCGAACTCGCCGAGCGTCTGGGGTTCGGAAGCATTATCCCGCAGCCGCGTCCAAACCGCCGGGACCGCGAAGGCCGCCACGATCAGCAGCACGATAATCGCCAGCGGGATCGCCAGCACCGGGTTGGCAAAGGCCGATCCGACAATCACCAGAAAGCCGAGATAGCAGCCAACGGTCGCGCCATAGAGCGCGGTGGGGAGGCCGAAGTTGCGGTCGCTTTCGACCTGATGGCGGACAGGTACCTCGGCGGGGGCGGCAACAACGCGGGCATCACCGCGGGCGATCAGGTCGTGGACGATGTGGCTCATGGTGATCCTCCTTGATGTTGGAGGCATGATTAGCGTGCGGCGCGGGGCCTTGCTTTGACCCGGATCAAATCAGCTTTGCCAGCGGGCGAGATCGCTGTGATCCTGTTCGCGCGGTTCGATCCAGTGCCACTCGCTTTCCCCGTTTTGGGTGGCACGCTTCTCGCGCTTCCAGAACCACGCGGCGCTCTTCAAATGATCCATGCAGAAATCCACCGCATCAATCGCATCACGGCGGTGCAGCGCGGCGGCGGAGACGCAGACGATTGGCTCACCCGGGCGCATCTGGCCGACGCGGTGGACCATCAGCAGACCCATCAGCGTGAAGCGTTCAAACGCACGGTCAGCCAAGGCGTGCATCCCCGGCAGAGTCAGCGGCTCGTAATGGGTGAGCTCAAGCGCCTCGACGCCTTCATCGAAGCGCACCTCCCCCACGAAAGTGCACACCCCGCCCAGGCCCTTGTTGGCCTGCGTGAAGGGGCCGATCAGCATTCCGGGCAGGAACATCTGATCGAGCAGGCGGATGTCGCGCATCAGCCCCCCGATACCGGCGGGAGCAGCGCAATCTCGTCACCCGCGCCGGCCTGCAATTTCGCTTTGTTGGGTAGCAGCGCGCCGTTGATCGCCACGCGGATACGCGGATCGTCAAGCGCCTCGGCCAGCGCAGAAGGCAGCGCGGCCTTGAGCCCCTCCCAATCGAGCGGCTTGGACAGCGGCAGCGGTAGGTCGATGGTCGCCGCCTGTGCCAGATCGGCGAGCTTGCCGAGCA from uncultured Erythrobacter sp. includes:
- the rpmA gene encoding 50S ribosomal protein L27, producing the protein MAHKKAGGSSRNGRDSAGRRLGVKKFGGQEVIGGNIIIRQRGTRVYPGVNVGMGKDHTLYSLAEGVVRFHSGKLGRKYVSVDAMAEAAE
- the rplU gene encoding 50S ribosomal protein L21, whose translation is MRTGGKQYRVAAGDKIAVEKLAGEAGDTITLGDILLAGEGDDLADASKVTVSAEIIAQAKSEKVIVFKKRRRHNYRRKNGHRQQMTLLRIMSVGAAEEKPAKKAAAKKTKTEAPAEAAASAE
- a CDS encoding MoaD/ThiS family protein, encoding MATIVMLGKLADLAQAATIDLPLPLSKPLDWEGLKAALPSALAEALDDPRIRVAINGALLPNKAKLQAGAGDEIALLPPVSGG
- a CDS encoding TetR family transcriptional regulator, giving the protein MVSRKRLTPEESRSSALAAARALLIETGPQAVTLKAVSARIGRTHANLLHHFGSASGLQKALAEHIARTVCETILQAVHASRAGMGSAREVVDLAFDAFDREGAGALTSWMLLTGNDDALDPIISTIHELLDELAPDEPEEHLAERRLHRDTLSLVLMALGDALIGGALAKSLELPRDAARERATAMLEASLAGHQKA
- a CDS encoding Crp/Fnr family transcriptional regulator → MNLACSTCPVNETAACAVLTPEERGAMAAAGRTRTLKRGEMLFAAGDEDAACATLQSGALKVSAINQDGNEQILALVHPAGFIGELFAPFAHHDVVALTESRLCTFAKRDIERAIEDYPALARALLRRSQADLLATRNLLELTGHASAEARLAALLHDFAAAASESSCHLAKFFELPLTRGEIANMLGLTIETVSRKLGELEDIGAIRREGKRGIALLDATMLQDISGR
- a CDS encoding molybdenum cofactor biosynthesis protein MoaE, whose amino-acid sequence is MRDIRLLDQMFLPGMLIGPFTQANKGLGGVCTFVGEVRFDEGVEALELTHYEPLTLPGMHALADRAFERFTLMGLLMVHRVGQMRPGEPIVCVSAAALHRRDAIDAVDFCMDHLKSAAWFWKREKRATQNGESEWHWIEPREQDHSDLARWQS
- a CDS encoding GNAT family N-acetyltransferase; the protein is MFHRSQRLFLRPAFPEDCEAILAGINDEAVVRNLARAPWPYGMDDARSFAALPQDMRLPHFLVTLPGVGVIGSAGMGEHEGQPEIGYWIARDHWGRGYATEAAGAVLRIARTLGHRRVTAGHFVDNPASGKVLRKLGFVPTGRTGGRHSLARGGAVESVEYALDLEADMDPAPFARAA